In one Cronobacter dublinensis subsp. dublinensis LMG 23823 genomic region, the following are encoded:
- the rsmC gene encoding 16S rRNA (guanine(1207)-N(2))-methyltransferase RsmC: MSGFSPASEVLLRHSDDFTESRVLFAGDMQDDLPARFDTAQSRAHTQQFHHWQVLSKPMGDNARYGLVADADIVADSDTLIYYWPKNKPEAQFQLMNLLSLLPVGTDIFVVGENRSGVRSAEAMLEEYCPLNKIDSARRCGLYHGRLEKQPTFNPDGWWGEYDVDGLTIKTLPGVFSRDGLDVGSDLLLSTLSPHTKGKVLDVGCGTGVLAAVLASHSPKVRLTLCDVSAPAVEASRATLAANGFEGEVIASNVFSEIKGRFDMIISNPPFHDGMETSFEAAQTLIRSAVRHLNIGGELRIVANAFLPYPNVLDETFGNHEVLAQTGRFKVYRAVMGRNAKR, translated from the coding sequence ATGTCTGGTTTTTCCCCGGCAAGCGAAGTTCTGCTGCGCCACAGTGATGATTTTACCGAAAGCCGCGTTCTGTTTGCCGGCGATATGCAGGATGACCTGCCTGCGCGTTTTGATACCGCGCAAAGCCGCGCGCATACGCAGCAGTTCCACCACTGGCAGGTGCTGAGCAAGCCGATGGGCGATAACGCGCGCTACGGCCTGGTGGCCGATGCCGATATCGTGGCGGACAGCGATACGCTTATCTACTACTGGCCTAAAAACAAACCCGAAGCGCAGTTCCAGCTGATGAACCTGCTGTCGCTGCTGCCCGTGGGCACTGATATTTTCGTCGTGGGCGAGAACCGCAGCGGCGTGCGCAGCGCCGAAGCGATGCTCGAAGAATACTGTCCGCTGAACAAAATCGACAGCGCGCGCCGCTGCGGGCTTTATCACGGCCGTCTCGAAAAGCAGCCAACCTTCAATCCTGACGGCTGGTGGGGCGAGTATGACGTTGACGGGCTGACCATCAAAACGTTGCCGGGCGTCTTCAGCCGCGACGGGCTGGATGTCGGCAGCGATCTCCTGCTCTCCACCCTCTCGCCGCACACGAAAGGCAAAGTGCTGGATGTCGGTTGCGGGACGGGCGTGCTGGCGGCAGTGCTGGCGAGCCATTCGCCGAAAGTGCGCCTGACCCTGTGCGACGTGAGCGCGCCAGCGGTGGAAGCGAGCCGCGCGACGCTTGCCGCGAACGGCTTTGAAGGCGAGGTCATCGCCAGCAACGTGTTCTCGGAAATTAAAGGTCGCTTCGACATGATTATCTCTAACCCGCCGTTCCACGACGGCATGGAGACCAGTTTTGAAGCCGCGCAGACGCTGATCCGCAGCGCCGTGCGCCACCTGAACATCGGCGGCGAGCTGCGTATCGTGGCGAACGCGTTTCTGCCGTACCCGAACGTGCTGGACGAAACCTTCGGCAACCACGAAGTGCTGGCGCAGACGGGTCGCTTTAA
- the prfC gene encoding peptide chain release factor 3, translating into MTLSPYLQEVAKRRTFAIISHPDAGKTTITEKVLLFGQAIQVAGTVKGRGSSQHAKSDWMEMEKQRGISITTSVMQFPYHDCLVNLLDTPGHEDFSEDTYRTLTAVDCCLMVIDAAKGVEDRTRKLMEVTRLRDTPILTFMNKLDRDIRDPMELLDEVESELRIACAPITWPIGCGKLFKGVYHLYNDETYLYQTGQGHTIQEVRIVKGLDNPELDKAVGEELAAQLRDELELVKGASHEFDKELFLSGEITPVFFGTALGNFGVDHMLDGLVEWAPAPMPRQTDGRVVEASEEKFSGFVFKIQANMDPKHRDRVAFMRVVSGKYEKGMKLRQVRTGKDVVISDALTFMAGDRSHVEEAYPGDIIGLHNHGTIQIGDTFTQGESMKFTGIPNFAPELFRRIRLKDPLKQKQLLKGLVQLSEEGAVQVFRPLSNNDLIVGAVGVLQFDVVMSRLKTEYSVEAIYESVNVSTARWVECDDVKKFEEFKRKNEIQLALDGGDNLTYIAPTMVNLNLTQERYPDVTFRKTREH; encoded by the coding sequence ATGACGTTGTCTCCTTATTTGCAAGAGGTGGCCAAGCGCCGCACCTTCGCGATCATCTCGCACCCGGACGCCGGTAAAACGACGATCACCGAAAAGGTGCTGCTGTTCGGACAGGCGATTCAGGTTGCCGGTACGGTAAAAGGCCGCGGCTCCAGCCAGCACGCGAAATCGGACTGGATGGAGATGGAAAAGCAGCGTGGTATTTCTATTACCACCTCCGTGATGCAGTTCCCTTACCATGATTGTCTCGTCAACCTGCTGGACACCCCCGGCCACGAAGACTTCTCGGAAGATACCTACCGCACGCTGACGGCGGTGGACTGCTGCCTGATGGTTATCGACGCCGCGAAAGGCGTTGAGGATCGTACCCGTAAGCTGATGGAAGTTACCCGTCTGCGCGACACGCCGATCCTGACCTTTATGAACAAACTCGACCGTGACATCCGCGACCCGATGGAACTGCTGGATGAAGTGGAAAGCGAGCTGCGGATCGCCTGCGCGCCGATCACCTGGCCGATTGGCTGCGGCAAACTCTTTAAAGGCGTTTACCACCTTTATAACGACGAAACCTACCTCTACCAGACCGGGCAGGGCCACACGATTCAGGAAGTGCGCATTGTTAAAGGCCTCGATAACCCGGAGCTCGACAAGGCGGTGGGCGAAGAGCTGGCTGCGCAACTGCGCGACGAGCTGGAGCTGGTGAAAGGTGCCTCGCACGAGTTCGATAAAGAACTGTTCCTGAGCGGCGAAATCACACCGGTGTTCTTCGGGACCGCACTTGGCAACTTCGGCGTCGATCATATGCTGGACGGCCTCGTGGAGTGGGCGCCTGCGCCGATGCCGCGTCAGACCGATGGCCGCGTGGTCGAGGCGAGCGAGGAGAAATTCTCCGGCTTCGTGTTTAAGATCCAGGCCAACATGGACCCGAAACACCGTGACCGCGTGGCGTTTATGCGTGTGGTGTCCGGTAAATATGAAAAGGGCATGAAGCTGCGCCAGGTGCGCACCGGTAAAGATGTCGTCATCTCCGACGCGCTGACCTTCATGGCGGGCGACCGTTCGCACGTTGAAGAGGCGTATCCGGGCGACATCATCGGCCTGCATAACCACGGCACCATTCAGATTGGCGACACCTTTACCCAGGGTGAATCCATGAAGTTCACCGGTATCCCGAACTTCGCCCCGGAACTGTTCCGCCGTATCCGCCTGAAAGATCCGCTCAAGCAGAAACAGCTGCTCAAAGGGCTGGTCCAGCTTTCGGAAGAGGGCGCGGTGCAGGTGTTCCGTCCGCTCTCCAACAACGACCTGATTGTGGGCGCAGTCGGTGTGCTTCAGTTTGACGTGGTCATGTCGCGTCTTAAAACCGAGTACAGCGTTGAGGCGATTTACGAATCGGTCAACGTCTCGACGGCCCGCTGGGTAGAGTGCGACGACGTGAAGAAATTTGAAGAGTTCAAGCGTAAGAACGAGATCCAGCTGGCGCTGGACGGCGGCGATAACCTGACGTACATCGCGCCGACCATGGTTAACCTCAACCTGACGCAAGAGCGTTACCCGGATGTGACCTTCCGGAAAACGCGCGAGCACTAA
- a CDS encoding DNA polymerase III subunit psi: MTSRRDWRLQQLGITQWVLRRPAALLGEIAIVLPSHIRLVMVAAEPPSLSQPFIKDVLRALALDADQVMQLTPDRVAMLHDAQCNSWCLGVEAALELPGARLVTPGLETLQRSGAARADLWQQICEHEDDFLTPAR; encoded by the coding sequence ATGACATCCCGACGAGACTGGCGATTACAGCAACTGGGCATTACCCAGTGGGTATTGCGTCGCCCCGCCGCGCTGCTGGGTGAAATCGCCATCGTGCTGCCTTCTCATATCCGCCTGGTCATGGTGGCCGCCGAGCCGCCGTCGCTGAGCCAGCCGTTCATTAAAGATGTGCTGCGCGCGCTGGCGCTCGACGCCGACCAGGTGATGCAACTCACCCCTGACCGCGTGGCGATGCTGCACGATGCCCAATGCAACAGCTGGTGCCTCGGCGTCGAGGCGGCGCTTGAACTGCCTGGCGCACGGCTGGTCACGCCAGGGCTGGAAACGCTACAGCGCAGCGGCGCGGCACGCGCCGATCTCTGGCAACAAATTTGCGAGCATGAAGATGATTTCCTTACTCCAGCCCGCTGA
- the yjjG gene encoding pyrimidine 5'-nucleotidase, with product MKWDWILFDADETLFTFDAFGGLQRMFLDYSVTFTEQDYHDYQAVNKPLWVDYQNGAINALQLQHQRFQGWSDRLSVPAGDLNSAFLNAMAEICAPLPGAASLLDSLKGKVKLGIITNGFTALQQIRLERTGFRDYFDLLVISEQVGVAKPAPEIFDYALAKMGNPDRSRVLMVGDTAESDILGGINAGFATCWLNSHGRTLPEDIAPTWQVTSLSELEQLLCKQ from the coding sequence ATGAAGTGGGACTGGATTCTTTTTGACGCTGACGAAACGCTGTTTACTTTCGACGCCTTTGGCGGCCTGCAGCGCATGTTCCTGGACTACAGCGTGACCTTTACCGAACAGGACTATCACGACTACCAGGCCGTGAATAAACCGCTGTGGGTCGATTACCAGAACGGCGCCATCAACGCGCTGCAGCTTCAGCACCAGCGTTTTCAGGGCTGGTCTGACCGTCTGAGCGTACCGGCGGGCGATCTGAACAGCGCGTTTTTAAACGCGATGGCGGAGATCTGCGCGCCGCTGCCGGGGGCCGCCTCTTTGCTGGACTCGCTGAAAGGCAAAGTGAAGCTTGGCATTATCACCAACGGCTTTACGGCGCTCCAGCAGATCCGTCTTGAGCGCACCGGATTTCGGGACTATTTTGACTTACTGGTTATCTCGGAACAGGTCGGCGTCGCAAAGCCCGCGCCGGAAATCTTCGACTACGCGCTCGCGAAAATGGGCAATCCTGACCGCTCGCGCGTACTGATGGTGGGCGATACCGCGGAGTCCGATATTCTCGGCGGCATTAACGCCGGCTTCGCCACCTGCTGGCTGAACAGCCACGGCCGCACGCTGCCGGAAGATATCGCTCCGACCTGGCAGGTCACCTCATTAAGCGAACTGGAGCAATTGCTGTGTAAACAATGA
- the rimI gene encoding ribosomal protein S18-alanine N-acetyltransferase produces the protein MKMISLLQPADLAAAFAIEQRAHAFPWSEKTFASNQGERYLNLRLDVDGVMAAFAITQVVLDEATLFNIAVDPAFQRRGLGRALLEHLIVALEQRDVLTLWLEVRASNHAARALYESLGFNEATVRRNYYPTPDGREDAIIMALPLG, from the coding sequence ATGAAGATGATTTCCTTACTCCAGCCCGCTGATCTGGCGGCGGCTTTCGCGATTGAACAGCGCGCTCACGCCTTTCCGTGGAGCGAAAAGACCTTCGCCAGCAATCAGGGCGAACGCTATCTGAACCTGCGGCTCGACGTGGACGGCGTAATGGCCGCCTTCGCGATAACCCAGGTCGTGCTGGATGAAGCCACGCTGTTTAATATCGCGGTTGACCCGGCGTTTCAGCGCCGCGGTCTGGGACGAGCGCTGCTGGAGCATCTTATCGTGGCGCTGGAGCAGCGCGATGTGCTGACGCTCTGGCTTGAAGTTCGCGCGTCCAACCACGCGGCGCGCGCGTTATATGAAAGCCTGGGCTTTAACGAGGCGACCGTGCGCCGCAACTATTATCCGACGCCTGACGGGCGCGAAGACGCCATCATCATGGCTTTGCCGCTGGGTTAA
- the osmY gene encoding molecular chaperone OsmY, translating to MNKTKISKTLLAVVLGSVMASSSAFAENSAVESTKSTADSAGQKIDSSMNKVGNFMDDSAITAKVKAALVDDEKIKSTDISVKTEKSVVTLSGFVESQAQAEEAVKIAKGVEGVASVSDKLHVRDGKDASVKGYAGDAATTSEIKAKLLADDIVPSRNVKVETTDGVVQLSGTVESEKQSQRAESIAKAIDGVKSVKNDLKVKS from the coding sequence ATGAACAAGACTAAGATTTCAAAAACTCTGCTGGCTGTTGTGTTGGGTTCTGTCATGGCGTCCTCTTCTGCGTTCGCAGAAAACTCCGCCGTTGAAAGCACCAAATCCACTGCGGATAGTGCAGGGCAAAAAATCGATAGCTCTATGAATAAAGTCGGTAATTTCATGGATGACAGCGCCATCACTGCCAAAGTGAAAGCGGCGCTGGTAGATGACGAAAAGATTAAGAGCACCGACATCTCTGTGAAAACCGAGAAAAGCGTTGTGACGCTGAGCGGCTTTGTAGAAAGCCAGGCCCAGGCCGAGGAAGCGGTGAAAATCGCCAAAGGCGTTGAGGGCGTCGCTTCTGTAAGCGACAAGCTGCACGTTCGCGACGGTAAAGACGCGTCGGTGAAAGGTTATGCGGGTGATGCGGCCACCACCAGCGAAATCAAAGCGAAACTGCTGGCGGATGACATCGTGCCTTCGCGTAATGTGAAAGTCGAAACCACCGACGGTGTGGTGCAGCTTTCCGGTACCGTAGAGTCTGAAAAACAGTCTCAGCGCGCTGAAAGCATCGCGAAAGCGATTGATGGCGTGAAAAGCGTGAAAAACGATTTAAAAGTGAAGTCGTAA
- a CDS encoding DUF1328 domain-containing protein has protein sequence MFRWGIIFLVIALIAAALGFGGLAGTAAGAAKIVFVVGIILFLVSLFMGRRRP, from the coding sequence ATGTTTCGTTGGGGCATTATCTTTCTGGTTATCGCGTTGATTGCGGCCGCTCTGGGCTTTGGTGGCCTGGCAGGTACCGCAGCAGGCGCAGCGAAGATCGTTTTCGTCGTCGGTATTATTCTGTTCCTGGTTAGCCTTTTTATGGGTCGTCGACGCCCGTAG
- a CDS encoding patatin-like phospholipase family protein, with the protein MGQRIPVTPGNIAPLAVKPFRPGKLAIVCEGGGQRGIFTAGVLDEFMRAQFNPFDFFLGTSAGAQNLSAYVCNQPGYARRVITRFTTSRDFFDPVRFVRGGNLIDLDWLNEATAARMPLEMGNAMRLFEAGKAFYMCACRRDDFSPGYFAPQENNWLDIVRASSAIPGFYRPGVDIDGVNYFDGGVSDAIPVREAARLGATTLVVIRTVPSQAFYTPQWFKRMERWLTDSSLQPLLNLVQHHETTYREIQEFIEKPPGKLRIFEISPPRALTSMALGSRVPALMEDYKLGRLCGRYFLATVGRLLVSKPPLRRYRMPPVLPVAVPAEATVAAPAEILVPVAAEATIVVPPATVANDAFDAPLVKTEHANDATFNDEDLA; encoded by the coding sequence GTGGGACAACGAATTCCCGTAACGCCGGGCAACATAGCGCCGCTGGCAGTGAAACCGTTTCGTCCCGGCAAGCTGGCGATTGTCTGCGAAGGGGGCGGCCAGCGCGGGATCTTTACAGCCGGCGTGCTGGACGAATTCATGCGCGCGCAATTTAACCCGTTCGATTTCTTTCTCGGCACGTCCGCCGGGGCGCAAAACCTCTCGGCATACGTTTGTAACCAGCCGGGTTACGCGCGGCGTGTCATTACCCGCTTTACCACCTCACGCGATTTCTTTGACCCGGTGCGCTTCGTGCGCGGCGGCAATCTTATCGATCTCGACTGGCTGAACGAGGCGACTGCGGCGCGTATGCCGCTTGAGATGGGCAACGCGATGCGGCTTTTCGAGGCGGGCAAGGCGTTTTATATGTGCGCCTGTCGCCGTGACGACTTCTCGCCGGGCTATTTCGCGCCGCAGGAGAATAACTGGCTTGATATCGTGCGCGCCTCCAGCGCCATTCCTGGTTTTTATCGCCCCGGCGTCGATATCGACGGCGTGAACTATTTCGACGGCGGCGTCAGCGACGCCATTCCGGTGCGGGAGGCGGCGCGCCTCGGCGCCACTACACTTGTGGTCATCCGCACCGTGCCGTCGCAGGCGTTCTACACCCCGCAATGGTTCAAACGCATGGAACGCTGGCTTACCGACAGCAGCCTTCAGCCGCTGCTGAACCTGGTGCAGCATCACGAAACCACCTACCGCGAGATTCAGGAATTTATCGAAAAGCCGCCCGGCAAACTGCGCATTTTCGAAATTTCGCCGCCCCGCGCGCTCACCAGTATGGCGCTCGGCAGCCGCGTGCCCGCGCTGATGGAAGATTACAAGCTGGGCCGCCTGTGCGGGCGCTATTTCCTGGCGACGGTCGGCAGGCTGCTGGTCAGCAAGCCGCCGCTGCGTCGCTACCGTATGCCGCCCGTGTTGCCTGTCGCCGTACCGGCGGAAGCGACCGTGGCCGCGCCTGCTGAAATCCTGGTGCCGGTGGCTGCGGAGGCGACCATCGTGGTGCCGCCTGCGACGGTCGCGAACGACGCGTTCGACGCGCCGCTGGTGAAAACCGAGCATGCGAACGACGCGACGTTTAACGATGAGGATCTGGCATGA